ACCTGAAGGTGGGAACCCCTCAAACCTACAGGGTGGTGTGTGTATATTAACACCTGGTTCAAGCCATTGTTTAATTAATGACACCAATCAGTTTCAATTCCTGTTAATTTAAGATCGACcagcaaaattaaaattgaaaaaattattgtgATTTATTTGTGTTAATAAAgctgcatgtatatgtattttcatttatattctgTGCTGGATAAATTATACTGACTCACTTCTTAAAAAGAATGACAAATCCACTTATTTTGTTCTAAAATAatcgaaattgaaaaaataaaaatggaaaatatacCCCGGACCTTTAATGTTAGGCAGACCTTTTCTTATACGGGCTGGACCCTTTTAGAGCAAAGCCGGACCCTAAATGTCAACATTAATGGTCCGCCCCGGACCATTTTACGGGGTGGACCttaattatacgacaccggaagctaactaaataacatattaatatggctgttccatgtatgtttcatatccctgactaaaAGCGCAAATAATGGCTTATAGCGGCGatacacaatattttcttacaaataGATATcagtatgtaaatataaatataagcattgaatgcttatttttggatgtcgtcggtcctatgacacaccaagcggtgcagacaaattatcataccgcgCGTCTGCAgcgcttggtgtgtcataggaccgacatccaaaaataagcattcaatgctttaaAAGAAACAGCAAGACTGAAATCTcagccccgtttatcgattggtcgaaatctacagcgactTAAGAAAAATTAAGGACTGCACGAATTAATCATGATgacgtcagactcaaattctTATAGAAGACGATTTGACTGTTTCTTTTGGGTACGTACTAATGTACATTATCAGTAATTTAGTggattttacttactttttacaatcattttatcaatttgttaaaagaaagctgtaattataaacaataaaatgcggTTTATAGGAACGTAGGGATTATGGcaggaaaaaaattacatcgcgggttatgtatttttcctgcaatatcGCCATCTTCTTATCATGTATGAATCAcgaaagaaagcatttaattgtttacgTATTAGCAAGTGCATTGcccaatatttacataaattttgCAAACATAATTTGGTAcgatcaaatcttctgagaagtcCTTCAGGCtttacaggatttgatcacgtgactaaccaagttcatatcccagtgaactttttaaattgctgggttttttaaaataaagcagGAAGGAATGCGAGTCAGAGAAATGTAATGTAATGAAAATTAAGGcgacatttttattcatatgatcATGAACACATAGTGAATACTTTAGATGGTTATATGTTGGACTGACATTGACCAGGTACGTAGGTACGTTTTTGGAATGTTGGAGTGACTGTGGTGTGGTGGATCGCTGAACAGGTGAGTCCTGACCCGCAGCCACAgtgaccattccttttatcgaTGGAATTGCATAAATCTCCAAGCCCCTGGTACTTCTCGCACACACCTGCAAATCATAGAATCTtaatattatgaaaaacaactttgtgattttgatattttctcgcatctgtcttttttttttcgacgattgtctgtctgtctatctagctgtgtctgtccatctgtgtctgtctgtctgtctgtaccGAAATGAATTCCCGTGAGTGACCCGTCTTGGCGTTTGCTGGCTATTCACGGTCCCTCGTGGCGGCAACAGCATTCATCTTGTCCACATTCGGCGTCTGTAAAGCACTTAGTGGCTGTCCGAGGTATTAAAGTCTATCAATAATAAAAGCGCTTTTATTGGagaatatttacatccaccaagtatgattccctttaTTTGTTACGGAAATTGATTGATAATTCATAACTCTGTAGAAAATGACAAATtactgaaatctacatgtataaccttgtatcgattggtcgaaacctttatcaacctaagaaaaattaaGTATGCACAAAGTAATTATGATGATATCAGACTCAATTTGCCATAGAGAACGATTTGgatgtttcttttatctaacataCTGATGTAAATTTAGAACgtattagttaatttttttatactttttgcaatcaattttattaatttactaaAAGAAAGacgtaaataaaaacaatacaatgCTTTCTTAGATGAtgcatgcgggttatgaaggtagcgatcattgcagaaaaaaattagcaaaaccCCCTTACCCCCTcctgccccctccccccccccccccccccccccaattggcggattagtttttgtttcaaGATTTTACATAACACCCCTCCCAAGCCTAGCggtttttgattttgttaaattaaaatggtTGACAGGCCTCGTTTAGTTTAAAGAAGCAATAACGGTCCATCTTTAaactaaaagaaaatttttgatctAATAGAATCGCTtagtataattattattatatcatttgACAAATTATGATATATCATTTGTGTAATATTTTCTCCCCTCTCCATACAAACTTAATTTGTTATTTAGGTTTTATCGTTGAAATGCACAGTTGCAAATTTTGAGACATTAATAGAGCacacacaattatttttttaaacacagtatataatttatatactatataacaaatgttttatGGGTTGTCGATGAAATAGCCATCAAATctactttatttatttagttaTGATGTGTTAACATTTCAACTATTTTGGAGTAATGAATTCATTTGAACAAGATGTAATATCCTCTAGCTGAGACATTCTTTAACATGTGAAGAATTAACAATCTAAATTACATCTAAAATGGGGAAACATTATCACCGTGAAAACTTACCGCTGAAACGGTAAACGTGGAACACAGAAAAATCAGTACACGTAAAGACTTCAACATGGCTCCTCTGATAATTGGGAAATGTTATGACAGTGGATGAATATTTGCGCTTTATATACATTCACTTGCAAACGTAATGACCTTTTCGTTGTTCCATACTTCATGGTGATAATAAAGAGGAAATGTGTgactatatatattattgttaggattgtatttcaaattgttacatgtatcagcTGCAGGGGCGGCCGATCTATTTGTGATTGTGATATAAAGAAAGTCGTTATTTTCTCTGACTTGAAAGTCAAATGCTTTAATTATAACATTTCTaaagtcatatatatatatatatatatatatatatatatatatatatatatatatatatatataaaatattcatttataagaTATTCTAGTCATTTATGTTTGCTACAATTAATGCTCCCTAAGAGAGGTGTGCACAAAATGAAAAAGCAACTTGTTCTAAATATGAGTTCCCGGATGTCTGGTTATAGATTAAGTCAGACGATGTTTTGTGCATATTGAGTAATTTCAAAAGAGCCTATTTCATAAAGTTTACAATGTTATAAAGATGTTTCCAACTGACAGCAGAATCGATCAAAACTATATCTTTGGATTTCGCGTTTCATACCCCTTGCTCAATACGTTAGTCTCATCTATGCTAAGTATACAATTATAGTTATTACGTTATATTTCAgctttagattaaaaaaaaaacattaacatataattatatttacatccaccaagcataatttcctctatttcttacggacacttatagttaattcatagctctatagaaacagccagactgaaatctacacgccctatttatcgattggtcgaaatctacagtggctgaaagtgacaggactgaaattgacacaccctgtttatcgattggtctgaacctacagcgaccttagtaaaatcccggactgcacgaaataatcatgatgatgccagactcaaagtctcacaggagacgatttggctgtttgtTTTAActaacgtacttttgtacattaacagtaattaagtgaattttactaacttttcataatcagtttatcaattagttaaagaaagatgttaatataaacaattaaatgctttctttgatgattcatgcgggttatgaaggtagcgatcattgcaggaaaaatttacataaccctctaacgcgggttatgcatttttgctaaaaaaaattgaaaatctgccaatttttatccacctcttatttttttggtaaataccaagccccttttgttgttgtacctgtaagacgatttttctctattcctatatacccccctccccatttcgtggccccacttttctctagggaatcatggtttcatcaaacttaaatctgcataacctgtgctttcacactaagtactgagttttggaccgaaaactttcccagaatatttttaaagattttctctatatattcctatgtaaaaattcaaatcgccatcacggtcccgccccaccactagggactgtgattttgcaaacttgaatttacactacctgtggatgcctCTATACACAAGCttaagcttttctggcaaaatagtctttaaaaagaagatttttaaagattttctctatatattcctaagtaaaaattcatcccccattgtggcctcaccctacccctggactattaataaacaaacttaaatctatatgatctggggatcctccactcaaatttgggcttacctggcctgatagttttgagaagaagactttttctctatacatatataaaaatttatcccccattgtggccccgccctacccccagggaccatgatttgaacaaacttaaatctacattatctgaggatggttacacgccaatttgagctttcttggctaaaaagtttttaaaagaaattttttaaaagattttctctatatattcctatataaaaatttatccaacaattgtggccccaccctacccccagggaccatgatttgaacaaacttgaatctacactatctgaggatgctccaattttaatttgagcttttcaggcctaatagtttttgagaagaagatttttaaagattttctctatatattcctatgtaaaacatgatccccctattgtggtcccaccctactgccggggaccatgatttgaacaaacttgaatctacacaatctgaggatgcttccactcaaagctgagctttcctggccaaataatttttgagaagaagatttttaaaaattttctctatttattcctatgtaaaacttgatcccccaattgtggccccaccctacccccggggaccatgatttgaacaaacttgagtctacactatctgaggatgcttccactcaaagttgagctttcctggcctaatagtttttgagaagaagatttttaaagattttctctatatattcccatgtaaaacttgaccccccaattgtggccccaccctacccccggggaccatgatttgaacaaacttgaatctccacttcctgaggatgcttccactaaaagttgagcttttctggcctaatagtttttgagaagaagatttttaaagattttctctatatattcctatgtaaaacttgatccccaaattgtggccccaccctacccccggggaccatgatttgaacaaacttgaaactccactacctgaggatgcttccattttaatttgagcttttctggcctgatagtttttgagaagaagatttttaaagattttctctatatattcctatgaaaaacttgatccccatcttgtggcccctccctacccccggggaccatgatttgaacaaacttgaatctacactacctgacgatgcctccacacaagtttaagcttttcaggccgaatagtttttgagaagaagatttttgaaaaataccaacaaattttcaataattctcaattatctcccctttaaagagggcgtgggacttcatttgaacaaacttgaatccccttcacctagtggtgctttgtgccaaatttggttaaaatctgcccagtggttcttgagaagaagatgaaaatgtgaaaagttaacgacgacgacgacaacgacgacgacaacgacaacgacagacaacggacaaattgtgatcagaaaagctcacttgagcctttggctcaggtgagctaaaaagtataaatacccATTGACAAATATGGATCgttcaaaagaaataaataactaGTTGGttaattcaattcatttatcgcaattaattctttattaaataaattgtttttataccAGTATTGTACGATGACAAACGGGCCTCTcatatttcaattcaattcagtttattcgctcaaaccatggaatggtacatgaggtcaatcattatatacagtttaaaagtcagaggtacattgtataaatgaatagataagtagtagataaatagtaaataagcatagatatacaatatatatatacaatgaagaTAGGAAAAAGTATGATAATGGAGGTCAGACTATTATATCagactgtatattttgataataaaataacataattttttcaggTTTGTAGCATTAGAACAAGATATAAGTTCACAAAACTTAATAGTATTAGGCGCTGACCAGCATTTATCATCAAGATATTTATGTCTAAATGTCAATAGTTCTTTACATTCAAGAATATAATGGAATTCGTCAGCAATTTGACCTGAATTACAGAGTTTACACACTTTTTGGTTTAAAGGTGTATTGTGCCATCTCCCAGTCTCCACTGGGAGATGGTGATTTGAGGttctaaatttcataaaaacctTTCTGAGCTTATGTGGcaatatattaatgtaaattttccCTTTTGACGAGTCATTAATTTCACTTGACCATTTTTGGATATATTGGTCTTGTAACCTTTGTTTTACAATTGTAGAGATTATttgaagtatacatgtaaatgataaattatttcTTCATACTCATATTCTATAATTACCCTGAAGAATTAAGATGCTCGTtgttatatatagttatatcaGGATATACCCATAATAGCTTTTAGATTTAAAGGCAAGATTTTGAGACCAATATaggttttttgggttttttgttaggtgattaattatggtctaacaattagtatgaaaaacgttgATTTATCTAATGTATGATTGTACAAATTCCATAATTGATTCACCAAACTTATATTCATGTATGTATTTACATATCGCTTCCTCACTCGCCCACTTTCTTAACCCCATCGGTTTCCAGGTATAGATAAACTTCACATTTTTATACAAGTTGCATTGCTTATTAACTTCGCATCCTTAAACTATTGTTtccatgcatataacatttctcaatatattttcctgcaaaaaaaatatatttctatctATCTTgaactttaaaagttttgagTCTAGCTAATTTACGCCTTAAACTTAATGAACCCCAATCTGTACCGGGATAGAGAGGCGGTCTTTAGAAGTAAATACAGATAAGACGTTACAGTTCTAGTTGTTTAATCAATGTTCTCGTTACTGGTTTTCAAAGTCTGTGGGAGACTCGGACGGTTTTTACTCTTTATACAAGTGTGAAACACGGAACTATCTAGATATTTAAGCATATTTGACATTTGATTTATACTTTACTACTTTGACAATATAAGATAACATTCTTAATATAGATCATGTGCAGATGTGCTTTTCCATTTCAGTCGCTGAGGACTGTGAGGTTGGGTAAAACAATTTACCTGTGTGTATAATAAATTCTTATTCAAAGCAACTGCTTACCATTTAATGTGCTTACgtgttttaaaatgtattacacTCTAAAATGTATCAATTGGCAGTTGCTTTGAATAActcaaaaatgcaaaaaaaaaaaaaaaaggaaccaAAACGGGGAAGTATACTACAAtttagtattttattataaaagaatGTGAggatatgtacattttaaaaaattcttatcaCCAATGATTGGATAAAATCAAACTGTTATGTTACTGGATATTATACgaacattatttaaaacaacccAGTGTTATAGACGGTATATGGAAATATTGGGTTcctaaatatatttgtttttgttatggcTTTATACTTTAGAAATTTGTAACAATTGGTAAATTTTGTAAGAGATTCATAAACTTACTTGCATTTCCTTAAAAAAGGTGAATCCCTTTGAGGATTTTAAGTAAAGGAAAAGGACGTAAAAGACAGCTGTTACTTATAAAATACGCATTGCTAATTTGGTAAAAGTGCAGGTATCTGTACGGACAAGAAAGCTAGTTAATAGGGTTTTCTTGCGCAagtcttcatacatgtatttgtttgtgGTAAGTGTTTTCCTTTTGTCTACTTACAACATTCCTTAAATTGTTTTGTAGCTTTCTCGCATCCATGTCATAACTTTATATCTTTACACGTAGGACCATCCGACTTTGTCAGCTAATACATGATTAGGAGTGGTAGGGGAGTGTTGACATAGCCCAATTGTAGATCAATGTGGCCGCCTCTGTTTCGAATTCTAtagctatatatacatgtatatatacatgtaaatacttcaATATTGCATATGTATTGTATGTTGAGGACTCTAAGGCATAAACCATCAAACCTGGTTATCCTACGGGCCTTGGAAGCAAAAGTGTGTCACAGCACAGAAGTAAGCTATGAGGCATCATTGAGTATTTAATTGTAATACAAAAATCTCAGGGTCCTGTCTTGCACACTGTAAAGTTTTGCTCGATATATCCTGGGCATTTAATGGACTTGCGAGCTTAGGTATGCAAAATCCAAGAGAAGTTGACCTTCGTTGTATTTGTCAATTTTCCATGAAGTCAAAGATGAGCAATAGTTTAGGATAAGTTAGCAAACGAAACAGAAAATAGACGAACTTATACGCTCGAAGTtgcaaaaaaccccaaaatcgTATAAGACGATTTTGATAGTCTTTTCATTGCTattcaacataattatgtatgtaTGAATGTTTATTGGGGACTAAGCATGCAATTGGTAGATGAATGAActaatttttgtacattttttattttgaatgcatttttacacaatcCAGATACATCATGGTCTATCTACTTTCAACAAGGTTATGAAGTGGGTGCACATTGATAAGCCCCTGGACCTGGCATGTAGAGCCCCCGTTTGGGGGACATAGTGGTAGAGGCGGGGACAAACTGACAGGTGAGTCCCGGCCCACAGCTACAGTGACCGTTCAGCTTGTCAAAGGGGCTGCAGTGGTCCCCAAGCACCTGGTACCTCTCACACACACCTGTAAGGTATTATCGGTATCTTAACTGGTGACGAAGTACTTAAAATGGATtcactatctatctatctttccgTCTGTCTGCCCGTTTTTCTgtatgtccgtccgtccgtccgtccctATCTGCGTCTGCGTCTTTTTACCGTGGTGAATTGCTGTGAGCAGTAGATCCTGGCGCTTGCTGACAATCATCGGTCCCTCGTGGCGGAAACAGCATTCATCCTGTCCACATTCGGCGTCTGTGAAACACTGGGTGGCGATCTGAAGTGTACAAATATTGTTAGTATTAATGATAATTACTGTGGGAAATCCGGAATTTATAATTCTGTTATTCTAGAATTAATTACTCTATGTTAGTATACatatattgtttctttgttacAATTGAGCAGCTATTCTTCGTCACGGTATGCTTAGGTCATCACCGTGGCAAAGATGGCCTTTAGGTGGATGTACTTGACTCTACTTAtcatcattatttatatttCGCCGATTCTCAAGAGACCAAAAGCTATAATTAGacgacaaaaacaaaaaactaattaTTGAAACTTACCGCTGAAGCGATAAAAATGGAACACAGAAAAATCACCAATGTCTTCGACATGACTATTCAGATAATACCAAACTGATAAGACTTAGTATTGATATACTTGTATAATATGACAATCTACTTGCAATCATTTGGACCATTATCATTGTATCTCATGGTGAATAATTTatacaattgtatatataaCAGGCAGTATTATATATACGCCAGTAATATTCCAAGTCTTTACTTTTGGGCAAAACCCAATACCGAATCaaactgataaaaagaaataccGAATACACAGCTATTTTCGCCCGCTTTATTTTCGTCCTTCTATACTTGCAAACGGTCTCGctccgtcttgaattcgcccaaaAACGAAGATGTGTTAAAGGAGAgttaatttgagacattggaattcgcttAGTCTTAAAATCGCCCACTGACAa
This portion of the Magallana gigas chromosome 7, xbMagGiga1.1, whole genome shotgun sequence genome encodes:
- the LOC105338283 gene encoding uncharacterized protein; protein product: MSKTLVIFLCSIFIASAIATQCFTDAECGQDECCFRHEGPMIVSKRQDLLLTAIHHGVCERYQVLGDHCSPFDKLNGHCSCGPGLTCQFVPASTTMSPKRGLYMPGPGAYQCAPTS